The Tistrella mobilis genome window below encodes:
- a CDS encoding helicase-related protein — translation MTIAPEGSARLRAVLGPTNTGKTHLAVERMLAHRTGMMGFPLRLLAREVYDRVARAKGADKVALITGEEKIVPPEARYFLCTVESMPLDLGVEFLCVDEIQLAADPDRGHIFTDRLLHARGFAETMFLGAETIAPLMRRLLPGIEIDSRPRMSKLVYTGAKSLTRLPPRTAIVAFSAADVYAIAEIMRRQRGGAAVVMGALSPRTRNAQVEMYQEGEVDFLVATDAIGMGLNLDVDHVCFAATRKFDGRDLRPLTAQELAQIAGRAGRHLRNGSFGTTAEIGGLSPDLVEAIEDHDFQPLRRLFWRSRELDFRSVDALLRSLEVQPHLDALAPAPPAEDHLALAHMARQPELMARACGYEAVKLLWEVCRVPDFHAAVGAAHVGLLRRLFLHLTQPEREGRLPGAWVGENLARLDRVDGDLDRLTERLARIRTWSYVANRPGWLADPGEFQLQARRIEDRLSDALHDRLTQRFVDRDMARASRQAEAWRAVEPVVAHDGAVELDGREVGRLDGFDFRPTGEAAGLLEIRPVRDRVRKAIRRFLEARFARLAARDDLSPVVALVEEPEDAPVVTVEGAVLGRLGAEPDGRPKLVLPHRDHLPTEATADLVRRVETVLAARAAEADEPLMRLETAALKGAARGIAFRLVEGGGVAPAEAAADLVAGLDADQRQRLARFGVRLGRRWLYLKPLFEPARIRMRRPFLAARYGSPLPEAADGVRTSLSLPDATGAVRALAGAGYLAAGPRAVRVDMIERLDAGIRAGLRDARDGFPVEPGLLAPLGCPQAEAPALLAALGHQVRLAEDGRMTVLPARGERARKPHRSRKPARPAAAPAPAVDPGNPFAKLGALVQGAGSPAASARERGGRPSSQGSARIRRGASR, via the coding sequence ATGACGATTGCGCCCGAAGGGTCGGCACGGCTGCGCGCGGTGCTGGGCCCCACCAATACGGGGAAGACCCATCTTGCCGTGGAGCGGATGCTGGCGCATCGCACGGGCATGATGGGTTTCCCCCTGCGCCTTCTGGCCCGCGAGGTCTATGACCGGGTGGCTCGGGCAAAAGGGGCTGACAAGGTCGCGCTGATCACCGGCGAGGAAAAGATCGTGCCTCCGGAGGCGCGCTATTTCCTGTGCACGGTGGAGAGCATGCCGCTGGATCTGGGCGTGGAATTCCTCTGCGTCGACGAGATCCAGCTCGCGGCCGACCCGGATCGTGGCCATATTTTCACCGACCGTCTGCTCCATGCCCGCGGCTTCGCCGAGACCATGTTTCTGGGGGCGGAGACGATCGCGCCGCTGATGCGCCGTCTGCTGCCAGGCATCGAGATCGACAGCCGGCCGCGCATGTCGAAACTGGTCTATACCGGCGCCAAGAGTCTGACCCGCCTGCCACCACGGACCGCAATTGTCGCCTTCTCGGCTGCCGACGTCTATGCCATCGCCGAGATCATGCGCCGTCAGCGGGGCGGTGCGGCGGTGGTGATGGGCGCGCTGAGCCCCCGCACTCGCAATGCCCAGGTCGAGATGTACCAGGAGGGCGAGGTCGATTTCCTGGTGGCGACCGATGCGATCGGCATGGGGCTCAATCTGGATGTCGACCATGTCTGTTTTGCGGCCACCCGCAAATTCGACGGCCGCGACCTCCGGCCGCTGACGGCGCAGGAACTGGCCCAGATCGCCGGCCGGGCCGGCCGCCATCTGCGCAATGGCAGCTTCGGCACCACCGCCGAGATCGGCGGGCTGTCGCCCGATCTGGTCGAGGCGATCGAGGATCACGATTTTCAGCCGCTGCGCCGGCTGTTCTGGCGGTCGCGTGAGCTTGATTTCCGCAGTGTCGATGCCCTGCTGCGCAGTCTGGAGGTCCAGCCGCATCTGGATGCGCTGGCCCCCGCCCCGCCGGCGGAAGATCATCTGGCGCTTGCCCATATGGCGCGCCAGCCGGAGCTGATGGCCCGTGCCTGCGGCTATGAGGCCGTCAAGCTGCTCTGGGAGGTCTGTCGCGTCCCGGATTTTCATGCGGCGGTAGGGGCAGCCCATGTCGGCCTGCTGCGCCGGCTGTTCCTCCATCTGACCCAACCCGAGCGGGAGGGGCGGCTGCCTGGGGCCTGGGTTGGCGAGAATCTGGCCCGGCTCGATCGGGTCGATGGCGATCTCGACCGGTTGACCGAGCGGCTGGCACGGATCCGCACCTGGAGCTATGTCGCCAACCGCCCCGGCTGGCTGGCGGATCCGGGTGAATTCCAGCTGCAGGCCCGGCGGATCGAGGACCGGCTGTCGGATGCGCTCCATGATCGGTTGACCCAGCGCTTCGTCGATCGCGACATGGCCCGTGCCAGCCGCCAGGCCGAAGCCTGGCGGGCGGTGGAGCCGGTGGTTGCCCATGACGGCGCGGTGGAGCTCGACGGCCGCGAGGTGGGCCGGCTCGACGGTTTCGATTTCCGGCCGACGGGAGAGGCGGCGGGGCTGCTTGAGATCCGCCCCGTGCGGGACCGGGTGCGCAAGGCCATCCGGCGCTTCCTGGAGGCGCGCTTCGCCCGGCTGGCGGCCCGCGATGATCTGAGCCCGGTGGTGGCGCTGGTCGAAGAGCCGGAGGACGCCCCTGTCGTCACCGTGGAAGGTGCGGTGCTCGGCAGACTGGGCGCTGAGCCCGATGGTCGGCCGAAGTTGGTGTTGCCCCATCGCGACCATCTTCCGACGGAGGCCACGGCCGATCTGGTCCGCCGGGTTGAGACGGTCCTGGCCGCCCGTGCCGCCGAGGCCGACGAGCCACTGATGCGGCTGGAGACGGCGGCCCTCAAGGGCGCGGCGCGCGGCATCGCCTTCCGGCTGGTCGAAGGCGGCGGCGTCGCGCCGGCGGAGGCGGCAGCCGATCTGGTTGCCGGTCTCGACGCCGACCAGCGCCAGCGCCTTGCCCGGTTCGGCGTCCGGCTCGGCCGGCGCTGGCTGTATCTCAAGCCGCTGTTCGAACCGGCGCGGATCCGGATGCGGCGGCCGTTTCTGGCGGCGCGATACGGCAGCCCTCTGCCCGAGGCGGCCGATGGGGTGCGAACCTCGCTTTCTCTGCCCGACGCAACAGGCGCCGTCCGCGCTCTGGCCGGGGCGGGATATCTTGCAGCCGGCCCACGGGCGGTGCGGGTCGATATGATCGAGCGGCTGGATGCCGGCATCCGGGCCGGCCTGCGTGACGCGCGTGACGGGTTTCCGGTCGAGCCCGGCCTTCTGGCACCGCTCGGCTGCCCTCAGGCAGAAGCGCCTGCCCTGCTGGCCGCTCTGGGCCATCAGGTCCGGCTGGCCGAGGATGGACGGATGACGGTACTGCCGGCACGTGGCGAGCGCGCGCGCAAGCCGCATCGCAGCCGCAAGCCGGCCCGGCCTGCCGCGGC